DNA from Streptomyces luteogriseus:
GGCGGGGCACCAGGTGGGCGCGGTCTCCACCGGCGTGGTCTTCCCGAAGTACCGCGGCGACCTGGTGCAGGCGGCGGTGGTCACCGAGCGCATGCGCACCGGCTCCATCGAGTCCCTCAGGGTTCCCGCGAACCCGCTGGACGTCCTGGCCCAGCAGGTGGTCGCCATGACCGCCCTGGACTCGTGGCAGTTCGACGACCTCCTCGCCGCCGTCCGCCGGGCCGCCCCCTTCGCCTCGCTCCCCGAGTCGGCCTTCACCGCGGTCCTCGACATGCTGGCCGGCCGCTACCCGTCCGACGCGTTCGCGGAGCTGCGCCCGCGCGTGGTGTGGGACCGGGTCACCGGCGAGATCACCGGCCGCCCCGGCGCGCAGCGCCTCGCCGTCACCTCCGGTGGCACGATCCCCGACCGCGGCCTCTTCGGCGTCTTCCTGGCGGGCGCCGACCCCAAGAAGGGCGGTGGCCGGGTCGGCGAGCTCGACGAGGAGATGGTCTACGAGTCCCGCGTCGGCGACGTCTTCACGCTCGGCACCAGCTCTTGGCGCATCGAGGACATCACCCGCGACCGCGTCCTGGTCTCCCCGGCCCCGGGCGTGCCGGGCCGGCTGCCCTTCTGGAAGGGCGACCAGCTGGGCCGGCCGCTGGAACTGGGCCGGGCGGTGGGCGCGTTCCTGCGCGAGGTCGGATCGCTGCCCAAGGACGACGCCCGTCTCCGGCTCCTCGCCGCCGGCCTGGACGCGTGGGCCGCGGACAACGTGCTCTCCTACCTGGACGAGCAGCGCGAGGCCTGCGGCCACATCCCGGACGACCGGACGATCGTCGTGGAGCGCTTCCGCGACGAGCTCGGCGACTGGCGCGTGGTGGTGCACTCCCCCTTCGGCGCCCAGGTGCACGCCCCCTGGGCGCTCGCGCTCGGCGCCAAGCTCTCCGAGCGGTACGGCATGGACGCCCAGGTCATGCACGCCGACGACGGCATCGTGCTGCGCCTGCCGGACGCCGATCTCATGGGTCTGGACCTGCTGGACCAGGAGCCGGTGAAGACGGGCCGGGAGTACGACGCCGAGCAGGCCCCCGTGGGCGCGGCGGACGTCGTCTTCGACAAGGGCGAGGTCGATCAGGTCGTCACCGACCAGGTGGGCAGTTCCGCCCTGTTCGCCTCCCGGTTCCGCGAGTGCGCCGCCCGCGCGCTGCTGCTGCCGCGCCGCAACCCGGGCAAGCGCACTCCGCTGTGGCAGCAGCGTCAGCGTGCCTCGCAGCTGCTGCAGGTGGCCAGTGAGTTCGGCTCGTTCCCGATCGTCCTGGAGGCGGTCCGCGAGTGCCTCCAGGACGTCTTCGACGTCCCCGGGCTCGTCGAGCTGATGGGCGACCTGGAGTCCCGCAGGGTCCGCCTGGTCGAGGTCACCACGCCCGAGCCCTCCCCCTTCGCGCGCTCCCTCCTCTTCGGCTACGTCGCCCAGTTCCTGTACGAGGGTGACTCCCCGCTGGCCGAGCGCCGTGCCGCCGCCCTGTCGCTGGACTCGCGGCTGCTGGCCGAGCTGCTGGGCCAGGCCGAGCTGCGTGAGCTGCTCGACGCGGAGGTGCTGACCGAGCTGGAGCAGGAGCTCCAGTGGCGCACCGAGGACCGCCGCGTCAAGGATGCCGAGGGGGTCGCGGACCTCCTCCGTCTCCTCGGCCCGCTCACCGACGCGGAACTGGCCGAGCGGGGCGCCGAACCGCAGTGGGCCCAGGAGCTGGCGGGCACCCGCCGGGCCATCCGGGTCCGGATCGCGGGCAGGGACCACTGGGCGGCGATCGAGGACGCGGGCCGTCTGCGTGACGCCCTGGGCACCGCGCTGCCGGTCGGCGTCCCGGAGGCCTTCACGGAGCCCGTCAAGGACCCGCTCGGCGATCTCCTCGCGCGCTACGCGCGCACCCACGGGCCGTTCACCTCGGCCACGGCAGCGGCCCGTTTCGGTCTGGGCGTGGCCGTCACCGAGGGCGCCCTCCAGCGGCTCTCGGCGGCGGGCCGGGTCGTCCAGGGCGAGTTCCACCCGGCCGGGATCGGCCAGGAGTGGTGCGACGCCGCCGTACTGCGCCGGTTGCGCCGCCGCTCCCTGGCCGCTCTGCGACACGAACTGGAGCCGGTGCCCCCGGCCGCGCTCGCCCAGTTCCTCCCCCAGTGGCAGCACATCGGCAAGGGGCACTCCCTGCGCGGCATCGACGGTCTGGTCCGCGCCATCGAGCAGGTACAGGGCGCGTCCGTGCCGGCCTCCGCCCTGGAGAAGCTGGTGCTGCCCTCCCGGGTCGCGAACTACACCCCGGCGATGCTGGACGAGCTCACCGCCGCCGGTGAGGTGGTCTGGGCCGGGGCGGGCTCACTCCCCGGCAAGGACGGCTGGATCTCGCTCTACCTGGCGGACGCGGCCCCCTTGCTCCTGCCGCCCCCACACCCCCTGGAGCTGACCGCCCTGCACCAGTCCGTCCTGGACACCCTCTCCGGCGGCTACGGCCTGTTCTTCCGCCAGATCGCCGACCAGGTCCGCGCCACCACCCATCCCGAGGCCACCGACCCCCAACTGGCCGACGCCCTCTGGGACCTGGCCTGGTCCGGGCGCCTGACGAACGACACGCTCACCCCCCTGCGCTCCCTGCTCGGCTCGGGCCGCACCGCGGGCTCCACGGCCCACCGCGCCAAGCGCTCGATGCCGCGCGGCCGCTACGGCTCCCTGACGGCCGCGGCCCGCACCGCGTCCCGCTCCGGCCCTCCGACGGTCGCGGGCCGCTGGTCCCTGCTCCCGGCCCACGAACCGGACGCCACCGTGCGGGCCCACGCCCTCGCCCGCACCCTCCTCGACCGGCACGGCGTCGTCACCAGGGGCGCGGTCTCGGCGGAGGGCGTCGAGGGCGGCTTCTCGGCGACGTATCGCGTCCTGTCGGTCTTCGAGGAGAGCGGCCAGGCCCGCCGTGGCTATGTGGTGGAGGGTCTCGGCGCCGCGCAGTTCGCGATGGACGGCGCGGTGGACCGCCTGCGCGCGGTGTCCAACGCCCGCGACCGCGGCGAGGCCCTGCCCGGCCCGCCGCCCGGTTCCGAGCCCGACCCGTTCCCGGCCCATGACTTCGCCGGACCGGACGACTCCGCCCCCTCCCACGACCACACCGACGACCCCGGCCCCGATGGCTTCCCCGGCCTGGACGCCTCCTTTGTCACCCCCGATCCGTCCCCGGGCGAGTGGGCCTCGCCCCGCGATCGCCCTCGGGCCGCCCCGCCCTGGCAGAACGGCGGGCGCGCGGCGTACGACCAGGGCTTCGCGGGCCGTAGCACCCGCCCCGACGGCGCATCCAAGGCCGTGGTCCTCGCCGCCGCCGACCCTGCGAACGCGTACGGCGCCGCCCTGGCCTGGCCCGAGCCCCCGACCGGCGCCGGGCACAAGCCGGGCCGCAAGGCCGGCTCGCTCGTGGTGCTCGTCGACGGTGAGCTGACGCTCTACATGGAGCGGGGCGGCAAGACCCTGCTGGCCTGGCCCGCCGACCCGGACGGCGACCCCACCGCCGACCCCCGCCTGGGCAGCGCCGCCGAAGCCCTCGCCGCGGCCGCCCGCGCGGGCTCGCTCGGCACGGTCACGGTGGAGCGCGTCAACGGCGCACAAGCCCTGACGTCCCCCATCGGCACCCTCCTGGAAGGAGCGGGCTTCATCGCGACGCCCCGCGGACTCCGCCTGCGCGCATGACGTCCCCGCCCGCGGCCACTCCGACCGAGCACGCGTCCACCGTGCCACCCTTGACGCATGCCCGAAGGTGACACGGTCTGGCAGGCCGCGAGGCGGTTGCACGACGCACTCGCGGGCAAGGTGCTGACCCGCAGCGACCTCAGGGTGCCCCGCTTCGCCACGGCCGACCTCACGGGGCGTACGGTCCTGGACGTCACCCCGCGCGGCAAACACCTCCTCACCCGCGTCGAGGGCGGCCTGACACTCCATTCCCACCTGCGGATGGACGGGTCCTGGAAGGTGTACGGCAACGGCCAGCGCTGGAGCGGCGGTCCCGGCCACCAGATCCGCGCGATCCTCGGCAACCCGGACCGCACGGCCGTCGGCTACCGCCTGCCCGTCCTGGAGCTGCTGCGCACCACCGACGAGCACCGCGCGGTCGGCCACCTCGGCCCCGACCTCCTCGGCCCGGACTGGGACCCCGAGCGTGCCGTCGCCAACGTCCTCCAGGACCCCGCCCGCGAACTCGGCGAGGCCCTGCTCGACCAGCGCAACCTCGCCGGCATCGGCAATGTCTACAAGAGCGAGCTCTGCTTCCTCCTCGGTGTCACCCCCTGGCTCCCGGCCGGCGCCCTGCCCCCCGACCGGGCCGCGAAGCTGCCGACGCTCGCCAAGAAGCTGCTGGAAGCCAACCGCGACCGCCCCATCCGCAGCACCACGGGCCGCCGCGGCCAGGACCTCTTCGTCTACGGCCGCGCCCCTCGCCCCTGTCTGCGCTGCCGCACCTCGATCCGCGTCGCCGACCAGGGCGACGGATCCCGCGAACGCCCCACCTACTGGTGCCCCACCTGCCAGCCCGGCCCCGCCCCCGCCCCGACCCGGCGCAGCCGCACCAATTGACGACCCATCAGAAACGCTCGTACGGTCCCTGTATGCCCGTCACGGCGTACGACCTCAGTGGCCGCACCGTGTTCGTCACCGGCGCCGCGAGCGGCATCGGGCGCGCCTCGGCGCTTCTGCTCGCCGAGGCGGGCGCGACCGTGCACTGCGCGGACCGTGACGCCGAGGGCCTGCATGAGACGGCGAACCTGATCAAGGACAGCGGCGGCACCGCCCGCACCCACACCCTCGACGTCACCGACCGGGCCGGGCTGAGGAAGGCTCTCAGCTCCTGCGCGCACCTGGACGCCCTGGCCGCGGTCGCCGGGATCATGCACAGCAGCCCGGTGCTGGAGACCCGGGACGAGGACCTCGACCGGGTACTGAACATCAACTTCAAGGGAGTCCTGTACGCCTGCCAGGAGGCAGCCCGCCTGATGATCGCCCGCGGCACCCGGGGCAGCATCGTCACGATGGCCTCGGGCGCCGTCGACACGGGCGCCCCCGGACTGCTCTGCTACGGCGCGGCCAAGGCGGCGGTGGTCCAGCTGACGAAGACCCTCGCGACGGAGGTCGGACGGTACGGCATCCGCGTCAACGCGATCGCCCCGGGCTGGATCCGCACGCCCATGACCGACCGCCACGACAGCGAGGCGCAGGAGCGCACGGAGTCCGTCATGGCCCGCATGTCACCGCTGGGCCGTGTGGGCGAGCCCGAGGACGTCGCCCACGCCGTTCTTCACCTGGCGTGCGACGCCTCGGCCTTCACCACGGGCCAGATCCTCCGCCCGAACGGGGGCGTGGCGATGCCGTGGTGACACCGCCCCGCCGCACCCCGGCCCCCCAGACCCTCCACCACCGCCCCGCTCCCACAACACCCCGCGCCTGCCCCTTGGGCACGCAGTGCACGGGCAGCACGCTCAATCCCCAGCCCCCGGCCGCGACCGCGGCCTCCAGGGCCCCCGCCCCGGGTACGGTCAGGAGCCGCAGCACGGCCCACCACCACAGCGCTCCCATCCCGAGCACGGCCCCACGCACCCCCCAGCGCGCTATCCCCGCCATGACCGCCTCCTCCAGCCGACGCCCACGCAGCGCAGCCGTGCGCGCCGAGCGGTGGGTAAACCCCCGCCCGGCCAGTCACACGCGCCGGGGTCCTGGATCGGGAAACGGCCAGCGCCCTCTTCCGTCACCCGTTCTCGGCCTGGAACATCCAGTGGTGCTTCTCCAGGTCCGCCGTGATCCCGATGAAGATGTCCTGGCTCACCGGGTCCGGCTCACCGGTCGACTCGACCCGCTCCCGCATCCGTGCGATCACCGCACCGAGTGCTTCGACGAGCGCGCCCACGGCGGTGGTGTCGTCGACCCACCCTTCGGGGGTCACCCCGATCCCGCTGCCGACGGCCACGGTGGCGGCCCGCCCGTCAGGGGAGATCCCGAGAGCCGCGGCGCGCTCGGCCACGGTGTCGGAGTACGTCCGCGCGGTGTCGACGACCTCGTCGAGCTGGAGATGCACGGAACGGAAGCGCGGCCCCACCACGTTCCAGTGGATCTGCTTCGCCACGAGGGCGAGATCCACCAGATCGACAAGGGCACCTTGCAGCGCTTCGGACACGGTCTTCAGGTTCGCGTCCGACAACGGGCTCTTCACGACGTACATCCGCACCTCCGAGGACTGCCCCCCATCCCCTCAACGATGACCGCCGCACGCCGCACCGGCAAACGCACACACATGGGACACGACCTACGTGAGGCGGCACGACGACGTCAGCCGCCCCCCCCGGGCAAGCGAAAACCCCGGGCGGCACCCCTCCGGATCTCCCGGAGAGGCCCGGCCGGGGCCTCTGTCATGCCGTGTGAGGGCAGAGCCTCACGCGGCGACGACGTCCACTGCTTCGGCAGGCGCCTTGATGGTCACCCGTTCCGGTGGCACACCGGTCACCGAGACGGAGCCCAGCATCGGGCGAACCGCCGTGGGTACAGGCTCGCTGGGGGTGGCCGCAGCAGACTGGGCCAGCTCGGCGAGGGCGAGCTCGTCGCTCACTTCCCGCATGAGCTCGGACATCCGTACGTCCAGCGCGTCGCAGATGGCGGAGAGCAGCTCGGAGGAAGCCTCCTTCTGCCCCCGCTCCACCTCGGAGAGATAGCCGAGTGAGACTCGGGCGGACGAGGAGACTTCGCGCAGAGTACGGCCCTGGCGCTGGCGCTGCCGACGCAGCACGTCACCCAGCAGGCGACGGAGCAGAATCATCGGTGGCTCCCTCCTCGGACCGCGTAGCCGCATCCATTACGCCCCACCGTACCGCCTTGCGCCGCGGCCGTGCGGGGAGCGATGTCGTGTTCACTCAGGGCTGCAAACATCAAAACCCCCCGTTCCGTTCCGTATCCTGTGCCCGCTCATTCCCAGTCTGTTCGCCCGCAAGCTCCTTCAGGAGCAGTGCGAGTACGCTCCGTACACTCTCTCTACGAATTTCCGCGCGGTCGCCGTTCAACCGCAGAGCCGCCACTTTTCCGCCGCCGGCAGAACCGGAATCGGCTCCCACGGGGCCGTCCACGGCGACGAAGACCGTGCCGACCGCCTGCCCGTCCTGCGGATCGGGGCCGGCGACACCGGTGGTGGCGATGCCCCAGTCGGTGCCGAGCGCCTTGCGCACGCCGACGGCCATCTCGGCCGCGACCTGCGGATCCACGGCTCCCCGCGCCGCCAGCAGGGTGGCGTCGACACCGAGCAGGTCGTGCTTCAGGTCGGTGGCGTAGGCGGTCACCGAGCCCCGGAAGACCTTGGACGCCCCGGGGACGGATGTGACCTCCGCCGCCACGAGGCCACCGGTCAGCGACTCCGCGACGGCGAGCGTCTCGCCCTTCACCGTGAGTAGTCGCACCACGTCGGTGGCCGTGGAACTCACGCTTCCTTCTCCTCCAACGCGGCCTTGCGCTCGGCGATTCCCTGCCGGCGCAGCACAATGGCCTGTTTCACATAGTCGAGACCGGTCACCACGGTCAGCACGACCGCCGCGGCCATCACCCACCACCTCAGGGTGGCCAGCCACCCCGTCAGCGCCAGCACGTACATGCCCACGGCCACGCCCTGGGTGAGGGTCTTCAGCTTGCCTCCGCGGCTGGCGGGGATGACGCCGTACCGGATGACCAGAAAACGCAGCAGGGTGATGCCGAGTTCCCGGCCGAGGATGATGCCGGTCACCCACCAGGGCAGGTCGCCGAGCGCGGACAGACAGATCAGCGCCGCCCCCATGATCGCCTTGTCGGCGATGGGGTCGGCGATCTTCCCGAAGTCCGTGACCAGGTTGTACGTGCGCGCCAGGTGACCGTCGAACAGGTCGGTGATCATGGCGATGGCGAAGGCCGCCCAGGCCAGTGAGCGCCAGGCCGGGTCGTAGCCGCCGTCGGCGAGCATCAGTGCGACGAAGGCCGGCACGAGGAGCAGCCGGAGCATGGTCAGGAGGTTGGCGATGTTCCAGACGCTGGCCTGATTGACGGCGGCGGCAGCGATCTTCGCGCCCCGCGGGGCCTTCCCGTCGTCCTGGGCGTCCAGTCCGGCGTCCTCGCCGGGGACAGTCTCACCGGCGGCAGCCGCCCCGGCGGTCCCGCCGTGCCGCACGCCGGACGATGCGCCGGGCCCCGTACCGGGCGCTGCCCCATCGGCCGACCGCGCGGCCGCCGCCCCCGCAACCTTCCCTGGGACCGCGGTGGACGCGGACGCCGCCGCCCTCCTCGCGCCGGAGGAGCCTCCCGCCGCGGATGCCGGGACACCGGTCATCTGCCCGCCTCCTCACTCCACGCAGGCGACGCGAGCGAGCCCTGCAGCGGCTCGGCCACGAGGTCGACACCTTCCGTGCCGACCACCTTCGCCTCGACCATACGGCCGACCCGCAGGCCCGCGCCGCTCGTGAGCAGCACCTGGCCGTCCGTCTCGGGCGCCTGGTGCTCCGCACGGCCGTACACGCCCTCCTCGTCGACGGACTCGACGAGGACCCGCACACTCTGGCCGACGCGGTCCTCGGCCCGCTGCGAGACGAGT
Protein-coding regions in this window:
- a CDS encoding CinA family protein, giving the protein MSSTATDVVRLLTVKGETLAVAESLTGGLVAAEVTSVPGASKVFRGSVTAYATDLKHDLLGVDATLLAARGAVDPQVAAEMAVGVRKALGTDWGIATTGVAGPDPQDGQAVGTVFVAVDGPVGADSGSAGGGKVAALRLNGDRAEIRRESVRSVLALLLKELAGEQTGNERAQDTERNGGF
- the pgsA gene encoding CDP-diacylglycerol--glycerol-3-phosphate 3-phosphatidyltransferase, encoding MTGVPASAAGGSSGARRAAASASTAVPGKVAGAAAARSADGAAPGTGPGASSGVRHGGTAGAAAAGETVPGEDAGLDAQDDGKAPRGAKIAAAAVNQASVWNIANLLTMLRLLLVPAFVALMLADGGYDPAWRSLAWAAFAIAMITDLFDGHLARTYNLVTDFGKIADPIADKAIMGAALICLSALGDLPWWVTGIILGRELGITLLRFLVIRYGVIPASRGGKLKTLTQGVAVGMYVLALTGWLATLRWWVMAAAVVLTVVTGLDYVKQAIVLRRQGIAERKAALEEKEA
- a CDS encoding SDR family NAD(P)-dependent oxidoreductase, with amino-acid sequence MPVTAYDLSGRTVFVTGAASGIGRASALLLAEAGATVHCADRDAEGLHETANLIKDSGGTARTHTLDVTDRAGLRKALSSCAHLDALAAVAGIMHSSPVLETRDEDLDRVLNINFKGVLYACQEAARLMIARGTRGSIVTMASGAVDTGAPGLLCYGAAKAAVVQLTKTLATEVGRYGIRVNAIAPGWIRTPMTDRHDSEAQERTESVMARMSPLGRVGEPEDVAHAVLHLACDASAFTTGQILRPNGGVAMPW
- a CDS encoding helix-turn-helix domain-containing protein, whose translation is MILLRRLLGDVLRRQRQRQGRTLREVSSSARVSLGYLSEVERGQKEASSELLSAICDALDVRMSELMREVSDELALAELAQSAAATPSEPVPTAVRPMLGSVSVTGVPPERVTIKAPAEAVDVVAA
- a CDS encoding Dps family protein; this encodes MYVVKSPLSDANLKTVSEALQGALVDLVDLALVAKQIHWNVVGPRFRSVHLQLDEVVDTARTYSDTVAERAAALGISPDGRAATVAVGSGIGVTPEGWVDDTTAVGALVEALGAVIARMRERVESTGEPDPVSQDIFIGITADLEKHHWMFQAENG
- a CDS encoding Fpg/Nei family DNA glycosylase, which codes for MPEGDTVWQAARRLHDALAGKVLTRSDLRVPRFATADLTGRTVLDVTPRGKHLLTRVEGGLTLHSHLRMDGSWKVYGNGQRWSGGPGHQIRAILGNPDRTAVGYRLPVLELLRTTDEHRAVGHLGPDLLGPDWDPERAVANVLQDPARELGEALLDQRNLAGIGNVYKSELCFLLGVTPWLPAGALPPDRAAKLPTLAKKLLEANRDRPIRSTTGRRGQDLFVYGRAPRPCLRCRTSIRVADQGDGSRERPTYWCPTCQPGPAPAPTRRSRTN
- a CDS encoding ATP-dependent helicase; its protein translation is MPSNAHRALDGFSPATRAWFTGAFSAPTSAQAGAWQAIHEGSDVLVVAPTGSGKTLAAFLAALDQLASTPPPADPRKRCRVLYVSPLKALAVDVERNLRSPLTGIRQESVRLGLPEPEIKVGIRSGDTPAAERRALSTRPPDILITTPESLFLMLTSATRDALTGIDTVILDEVHAVAGTKRGAHLALSLERLDDLLPKPARRIGLSATVRPVDEVARFLSPRRKVEIVQPESGKEFDLSVVVPVEDLGELGGSPVADGQEGAERPSIWPHVEERIADLVQSHRSTIVFANSRRLAERLCNRLNEIAYERATGEPLDEHHSPAELMGGSGAAQGAPQVIARAHHGSVSKEQRALVEEDLKAGRLPAVVATSSLELGIDMGAVDLVVQVESPPSVASGLQRVGRAGHQVGAVSTGVVFPKYRGDLVQAAVVTERMRTGSIESLRVPANPLDVLAQQVVAMTALDSWQFDDLLAAVRRAAPFASLPESAFTAVLDMLAGRYPSDAFAELRPRVVWDRVTGEITGRPGAQRLAVTSGGTIPDRGLFGVFLAGADPKKGGGRVGELDEEMVYESRVGDVFTLGTSSWRIEDITRDRVLVSPAPGVPGRLPFWKGDQLGRPLELGRAVGAFLREVGSLPKDDARLRLLAAGLDAWAADNVLSYLDEQREACGHIPDDRTIVVERFRDELGDWRVVVHSPFGAQVHAPWALALGAKLSERYGMDAQVMHADDGIVLRLPDADLMGLDLLDQEPVKTGREYDAEQAPVGAADVVFDKGEVDQVVTDQVGSSALFASRFRECAARALLLPRRNPGKRTPLWQQRQRASQLLQVASEFGSFPIVLEAVRECLQDVFDVPGLVELMGDLESRRVRLVEVTTPEPSPFARSLLFGYVAQFLYEGDSPLAERRAAALSLDSRLLAELLGQAELRELLDAEVLTELEQELQWRTEDRRVKDAEGVADLLRLLGPLTDAELAERGAEPQWAQELAGTRRAIRVRIAGRDHWAAIEDAGRLRDALGTALPVGVPEAFTEPVKDPLGDLLARYARTHGPFTSATAAARFGLGVAVTEGALQRLSAAGRVVQGEFHPAGIGQEWCDAAVLRRLRRRSLAALRHELEPVPPAALAQFLPQWQHIGKGHSLRGIDGLVRAIEQVQGASVPASALEKLVLPSRVANYTPAMLDELTAAGEVVWAGAGSLPGKDGWISLYLADAAPLLLPPPHPLELTALHQSVLDTLSGGYGLFFRQIADQVRATTHPEATDPQLADALWDLAWSGRLTNDTLTPLRSLLGSGRTAGSTAHRAKRSMPRGRYGSLTAAARTASRSGPPTVAGRWSLLPAHEPDATVRAHALARTLLDRHGVVTRGAVSAEGVEGGFSATYRVLSVFEESGQARRGYVVEGLGAAQFAMDGAVDRLRAVSNARDRGEALPGPPPGSEPDPFPAHDFAGPDDSAPSHDHTDDPGPDGFPGLDASFVTPDPSPGEWASPRDRPRAAPPWQNGGRAAYDQGFAGRSTRPDGASKAVVLAAADPANAYGAALAWPEPPTGAGHKPGRKAGSLVVLVDGELTLYMERGGKTLLAWPADPDGDPTADPRLGSAAEALAAAARAGSLGTVTVERVNGAQALTSPIGTLLEGAGFIATPRGLRLRA